The following DNA comes from Porphyromonadaceae bacterium W3.11.
GGATACGTATAAGGGACACCGATAAATAATCACTTACAAGGTTATAAAAGAGACAGCTTTATTCTAAATGAATAGAGCTGTCTCTTTTTTTTGAATCAATTGCTCAAGAGTAGTCTATATCATGGGATGCTAAGCGTGTCACTGGAGCCTCGCAACACCATTGTAACTTCAATGTAACGATTGCTTAAATAGTAATTCATACATTTGCGATGAGAAAATATTAAAAATAAAAGGGTATATTTATTGTGAATCAATTACACAATATTATAATCAAACGAGAAAAATTATGAATGTAAAAAAAACATTAGCTATATGGGCATTTGTCCTACCAGCACTTCTAGCTTCATGTGGAGGTAAATCAAACATCTCATTAAGCGGTACGGGTGCTACTTTCCCTGCACCATTTTACAATGATGTGACAAAACAGTATGGGGAATCACACGGCATACGTGTAAGTTATGGCGGTACTGGTAGTGGTGCTGGTATTCGTAACTTGCAGGATATGACAGTAGAGTTTGGAGGTACGGATATTTATCTATCAGAAAAAGAATTAGCTGCTATGCCTGGAGAAGTATTACATATCCCTACATGTATTGGTGGCATCGTTATGTCTTATAACATTGAGGGGATTACAGAGCTTAACCTAACGCCAGAATTGATTACAAAAATCTATCTTGGAGAAATCACCAATTGGAATGACCCTCTCATTGCTGCCGTCAATGAAGGGACTAAGTTTCCTGACCAAGAGATAACTGTTGTGTATAGAAGCGAAGGAAGCGGGTCTACAGCAGTATTTACAGGCTTCATGAGTTCGGTAAATGCAGAATGGGAAAAAGCTATTGGCAAAGGTAAGTCAGTTAACTTCCCTATGGGTATTGCCGCTAAGGGTAATCCAGGGGTAGCTGGAATCATCTCTGAAACGAATGGTGCTATTGGCTACATCGGTTCGGAATATTCACTCGCTCTCCAAATACCTTCGGCAAGGATTCAAAATAGAGCTGGT
Coding sequences within:
- the pstS gene encoding phosphate ABC transporter substrate-binding protein PstS, yielding MNVKKTLAIWAFVLPALLASCGGKSNISLSGTGATFPAPFYNDVTKQYGESHGIRVSYGGTGSGAGIRNLQDMTVEFGGTDIYLSEKELAAMPGEVLHIPTCIGGIVMSYNIEGITELNLTPELITKIYLGEITNWNDPLIAAVNEGTKFPDQEITVVYRSEGSGSTAVFTGFMSSVNAEWEKAIGKGKSVNFPMGIAAKGNPGVAGIISETNGAIGYIGSEYSLALQIPSARIQNRAGKFIEANMESISLSGNIENMPNDTRMIISNSDNERAYPISTFTWLIVYKEQAYNGRTLEQAQTLQDFLLYVIGKEGAESASKTHFAPLPEIARAKAEAVVKSMTYEGKPLR